In Haloplanus rubicundus, one DNA window encodes the following:
- a CDS encoding riboflavin synthase produces MFTGIVEETGEVVDVDVTEEGRRLRIHHGFDAVEGGQSISVGGVCLTVEEYGDDWFSVFLAEETVAKTYLGEVETGDRLNLERAMPADGRFDGHVVQGHVDGVAAVETVDRVGDDWWFTFSLPAELRRYVVSKGSIALDGISLTVAELDDEAGTVSVAVIPTTYDLTTLSAKAPGDPVHVEVDVVAKYVERLVGDE; encoded by the coding sequence ATGTTTACGGGTATCGTCGAGGAGACGGGCGAGGTGGTCGACGTCGACGTGACCGAGGAGGGCCGCCGCCTCCGCATCCACCACGGGTTCGACGCGGTCGAGGGCGGGCAGTCGATCAGCGTCGGCGGCGTCTGTCTCACCGTCGAGGAGTACGGTGACGACTGGTTCTCGGTGTTTCTGGCCGAGGAGACGGTCGCGAAGACGTATCTCGGCGAGGTGGAGACGGGCGACCGACTCAACCTCGAACGCGCCATGCCCGCGGACGGCCGCTTCGACGGCCACGTCGTCCAGGGGCACGTCGACGGCGTCGCGGCCGTCGAGACCGTCGACCGCGTCGGCGACGACTGGTGGTTCACCTTCTCGCTTCCCGCCGAGTTGCGGCGCTACGTCGTCTCGAAAGGCTCCATCGCGCTCGACGGCATCAGCCTCACCGTCGCCGAACTCGACGACGAAGCCGGCACCGTCTCGGTCGCCGTCATCCCGACTACCTACGACCTGACGACGCTCTCGGCGAAGGCGCCGGGCGATCCGGTCCACGTCGAGGTTGACGTGGTGGCGAAGTACGTGGAGCGGCTGGTGGGCGACGAGTAG
- a CDS encoding DUF502 domain-containing protein has translation MSFSGRLRASFATGLLLVTPLAVTLFVLQFVFVRTAGLLNPVVQATRLTNYTGNVEVVAQLLAAVCIAAGITLLGYLASWSVGKRLFGGVERAIRLVPLVRTVYFGVRQVSESLVQRSAGYETVVLVEFPRKGVYAIGFVTNDGPAAASEATDEELYNVFLPHSPNPTAGKLVFVPTSDVYEVDMSVRRALSLLVTTGLSVDDVDELPPGVAE, from the coding sequence ATGAGTTTCAGCGGTCGGCTCCGGGCGAGTTTCGCCACCGGCCTCCTGCTGGTGACACCGCTCGCGGTGACGCTGTTCGTCCTCCAGTTCGTCTTCGTCCGCACGGCCGGGCTGTTGAACCCCGTCGTGCAGGCGACGCGACTGACGAACTACACCGGGAACGTCGAGGTGGTCGCCCAGTTGCTCGCGGCCGTCTGCATCGCCGCGGGCATCACCCTCCTCGGCTACCTCGCCTCGTGGAGCGTCGGCAAGCGACTCTTCGGCGGCGTCGAGCGGGCGATTCGGCTCGTCCCGCTCGTCCGCACGGTTTACTTCGGTGTCCGCCAGGTGAGCGAGTCGCTGGTCCAGCGCTCCGCCGGCTACGAAACCGTCGTCCTCGTCGAGTTTCCGCGGAAGGGCGTCTACGCCATCGGGTTCGTCACGAACGACGGCCCGGCGGCCGCCAGCGAGGCGACGGACGAGGAACTCTACAACGTCTTCCTCCCCCACAGCCCGAATCCGACGGCCGGCAAACTGGTGTTCGTCCCCACCAGCGACGTCTACGAGGTCGACATGTCGGTCCGCCGGGCGCTCAGCCTCCTCGTCACCACCGGATTGAGCGTCGACGACGTGGACGAGTTGCCGCCGGGCGTCGCGGAGTGA
- a CDS encoding DUF7533 family protein has translation MRLGILETVGLAASLIFAIPVGLYGLETFLSGNRALGAGLVIVAVLMVVLPRRLTTPADLPGAVLERVVGTAVKEPDDDDDQ, from the coding sequence ATGCGACTCGGCATTCTGGAGACCGTCGGCCTCGCGGCGTCGCTCATCTTCGCCATCCCGGTCGGCCTCTACGGCCTCGAGACGTTTCTCTCCGGAAACCGGGCGCTCGGCGCCGGCCTCGTGATCGTCGCTGTCCTGATGGTCGTGCTCCCCCGCCGGCTCACGACGCCCGCCGACCTCCCCGGGGCGGTGCTCGAACGGGTCGTCGGGACGGCCGTGAAAGAGCCGGACGACGACGACGATCAGTAA
- a CDS encoding M24 family metallopeptidase, which yields MSGRVEAALSAAETGFVAAAAHLTATTVVDGRLHRDGDPLTPAELERVASDAAEAAVTVETRDGLRPDDPVVVAVHPEGAAPLARTFVVDGTGGWTRRAAVAVGMAHDAVRRVAEPDVPARRLVDEAIAELGAYGLAAGEGAVVHGLDTPIDGGSDAPLDAGTRFALDPAARDPDPEIGRGLVRIGGWYTITDSGCRALSDLPTSLSPADY from the coding sequence GTGAGCGGCCGGGTCGAGGCGGCGCTCTCGGCGGCGGAGACGGGCTTCGTCGCCGCCGCCGCCCACCTGACGGCGACGACGGTCGTCGACGGACGACTGCACCGCGACGGCGACCCGCTCACCCCGGCGGAACTCGAACGCGTCGCGAGCGACGCCGCCGAGGCGGCGGTGACCGTCGAGACGCGGGACGGCCTTCGCCCGGACGACCCCGTCGTCGTCGCGGTCCATCCGGAGGGCGCCGCCCCCCTCGCGCGGACGTTCGTCGTCGACGGGACGGGCGGGTGGACGCGCCGTGCCGCCGTCGCCGTCGGGATGGCCCACGACGCCGTCCGCCGCGTCGCCGAACCGGACGTTCCCGCCCGCCGACTCGTCGACGAGGCGATCGCCGAACTGGGCGCGTACGGCCTCGCGGCGGGCGAGGGGGCGGTCGTCCACGGGCTCGACACGCCGATAGACGGCGGGAGCGACGCGCCGCTCGACGCGGGGACGCGCTTCGCCCTCGACCCGGCGGCACGCGACCCGGACCCCGAGATCGGTCGGGGACTCGTTCGAATCGGCGGCTGGTACACGATCACCGACTCGGGCTGTCGAGCGCTGAGCGACCTGCCCACGTCGCTGTCGCCGGCAGATTACTGA
- a CDS encoding UvrD-helicase domain-containing protein yields MSDDVTVTRLFGGPGSGKTTALLDRVDELLEDDDVSIRDVLVVSYTRAAAAEVRERLAERLDTSPRALQGNVCTMHAKAYELLDLSRGDVVGESDKEEFCEEYGVEYEDEYGGAGRRTARSTTLGNKIIATSQWLQRTQRDVADWYDVPFQWDVESVRLPPDIDPNAQEGNKYTPTWPTDDDRIDVPEVIRAWRSYKGEHGLVGFADMLERVAQRSLVPHVDYLVIDEFQDITTLQYEVYDEWKPHMEGVLIAGDDDQVVYAWQGADPNILLDAEVHEDVVLPNSYRLPSRILNVVNREIRHIDKRQEKDLNPRKEGGVVEGIQSPSMFEVVRNVQHTVDSTEETLMILFRARYQMFQFIDDFLPKGIPFSVMTDQRMWTDRLTDYVRAVEKLDAGDPITGLEARRLADMLQDSAFGTNDRDDFYDTLDDREEEADVEDIAQIEVSPDVVTDHVPFMPDSAAAGDMLRKVTSFQRNSVDAYFDGDYGGMDPSRVRVGTIHSAKGREADHVFVCTDLTEKVVEQMAASVDDPTDVPGVEEFTAHTSPVPLLTDNERRVFYVGMSRARERLVLLENLIGGAPTLPVSVVLHNELRDEDVEEMLEAAQETEAPEPEP; encoded by the coding sequence ATGAGCGACGACGTTACCGTCACCCGTCTCTTCGGTGGTCCCGGGAGCGGGAAGACGACGGCCCTCCTCGACCGCGTCGACGAGTTGCTGGAAGACGACGACGTGAGCATCCGCGACGTGCTCGTCGTCTCCTACACGCGTGCCGCGGCCGCCGAAGTTCGAGAACGCCTCGCTGAACGCCTCGACACCTCCCCACGGGCGTTGCAGGGGAACGTCTGTACGATGCACGCGAAGGCGTACGAACTGCTCGACCTCTCGCGTGGCGACGTGGTCGGCGAGTCCGACAAGGAGGAGTTCTGTGAGGAGTACGGCGTCGAGTACGAGGACGAGTACGGCGGCGCCGGTCGGCGAACGGCCAGATCGACGACGCTCGGCAACAAGATCATCGCCACCAGCCAGTGGCTCCAGCGCACCCAGCGCGACGTGGCCGACTGGTACGACGTGCCCTTCCAGTGGGACGTGGAGTCGGTCCGCCTCCCGCCCGACATCGACCCCAACGCCCAGGAGGGCAACAAGTACACGCCGACGTGGCCGACCGACGACGACCGGATCGACGTGCCCGAGGTCATCCGCGCGTGGCGGTCGTACAAGGGCGAACACGGCCTCGTCGGCTTCGCCGACATGCTCGAACGGGTGGCCCAGCGGTCGCTCGTCCCCCACGTCGACTACCTCGTCATCGACGAGTTCCAGGACATCACCACCCTCCAGTACGAGGTGTACGATGAGTGGAAACCCCACATGGAGGGGGTCCTGATCGCCGGCGACGACGACCAGGTCGTCTACGCGTGGCAGGGCGCCGATCCGAACATCCTGCTCGACGCGGAGGTCCACGAGGACGTGGTGCTTCCCAACTCCTACCGCCTGCCCTCGCGCATCCTGAACGTCGTCAACCGGGAGATTCGCCACATCGACAAGCGCCAGGAGAAAGACCTCAACCCGCGCAAGGAGGGCGGCGTCGTCGAGGGGATTCAGAGTCCGTCGATGTTCGAGGTGGTGCGGAACGTCCAACACACCGTCGACAGTACGGAGGAAACGTTGATGATCCTCTTCCGGGCGCGCTACCAGATGTTCCAGTTCATCGACGACTTCCTCCCGAAGGGGATTCCGTTCTCCGTCATGACCGACCAGCGGATGTGGACCGACCGCCTCACCGACTACGTCCGCGCCGTCGAGAAACTGGACGCCGGCGACCCCATCACGGGGCTGGAGGCGCGGCGCCTCGCCGACATGCTGCAGGATTCGGCGTTCGGGACGAACGACCGCGACGACTTCTACGACACCCTCGACGACCGGGAGGAGGAGGCGGACGTGGAGGACATCGCCCAGATCGAGGTGTCGCCCGACGTGGTGACCGACCACGTCCCCTTCATGCCCGATTCGGCCGCCGCCGGCGACATGCTCCGGAAGGTGACGAGCTTCCAGCGCAACTCCGTCGACGCCTACTTCGACGGCGACTACGGCGGCATGGACCCGAGTCGCGTCCGCGTCGGCACCATCCACTCCGCGAAGGGCCGCGAGGCCGACCACGTCTTCGTCTGTACCGACCTGACCGAGAAGGTGGTCGAGCAGATGGCCGCGAGCGTCGACGACCCGACCGACGTGCCGGGCGTCGAGGAGTTCACCGCCCACACCAGCCCGGTCCCCCTCCTCACCGACAACGAACGCCGCGTCTTCTACGTCGGCATGAGCCGTGCGCGCGAACGCCTCGTCCTTCTGGAGAACCTCATCGGCGGCGCCCCGACCCTCCCCGTCAGCGTCGTCCTGCACAACGAACTCCGCGACGAGGACGTCGAGGAGATGCTGGAGGCGGCACAGGAGACCGAGGCACCCGAACCCGAGCCGTGA
- a CDS encoding HVO_0416 family zinc finger protein yields the protein MAAGPSEQHDDELFDQFLADNGHETTPVRWERSYNKLQCPDCGALHDEAATDCSVCGWDPAT from the coding sequence ATGGCAGCCGGACCCAGCGAACAACACGACGACGAACTGTTCGACCAGTTCCTCGCGGACAACGGCCACGAGACCACACCGGTACGCTGGGAACGATCCTATAACAAGCTGCAGTGCCCGGACTGTGGGGCGCTGCACGACGAGGCCGCGACCGACTGTTCGGTCTGTGGCTGGGACCCGGCGACGTAG
- a CDS encoding carboxypeptidase M32: protein MSDTTAAVEGAYDDLLDRAGRISNVSHAKELLSWDQQVVMPEEGTPARARQLSALSAVEHDLLTADELGHLLDELEGTDLDDDQRAVVREVRREQERAVRVPTDLVERISAASSEALTAWREAKEADDFDAFAPHLEELVELKRRYAAHVDPDRDPYEVLFEEYEPCLPLDHAEAVLTDLRDAVVPLVDEIRASEADLATDAFTGTFAAERQEALMREALDLLGYPWERGRLDEAPHPFSTGTTFDARITTRYDESEPIGALLSTVHEFGHATYTLGLLDDAYGTPLGEARDLSIHESQSRLWENHVGRSTAFWARFLPEVVEAFPDVGDPSVREAYEAVNAVDPSNLIRVEADELTYHLHIVLRFEIERDLIRGDLAVEDVPEVWNDKMESYLGIRPETDAEGCLQDVHWSHGAFGYFPTYSLGSVIAAQLYDAAERDIEGLEGLIRDGEFAPLHEWLTEEIHRHGKRFETNELVVRATGEDVAADAFVEYATAKYGELYDL, encoded by the coding sequence ATGAGCGACACGACGGCGGCCGTCGAGGGCGCCTACGACGACTTGCTCGACCGCGCGGGGCGGATCAGCAACGTCTCGCACGCGAAGGAACTGCTCTCCTGGGACCAGCAGGTGGTGATGCCCGAGGAGGGGACGCCCGCCCGGGCCAGACAGCTGTCCGCGCTCTCGGCGGTCGAACACGACCTGCTCACCGCCGACGAACTCGGCCACCTCCTCGACGAGTTGGAGGGGACGGACCTCGACGACGACCAACGGGCCGTCGTCCGCGAGGTGCGCCGGGAGCAGGAACGCGCCGTCCGCGTGCCCACCGACCTCGTCGAACGCATCTCCGCCGCTTCCTCCGAGGCGCTGACCGCGTGGCGGGAGGCCAAGGAGGCGGACGACTTCGACGCCTTCGCGCCCCACCTCGAAGAACTGGTCGAATTGAAGCGGCGGTACGCGGCACACGTCGACCCGGACCGCGACCCCTACGAGGTGCTGTTCGAAGAGTACGAACCCTGCTTGCCGCTCGACCACGCCGAGGCCGTGCTGACGGACCTGCGGGACGCGGTGGTGCCGCTGGTCGACGAGATTCGGGCGTCCGAGGCCGACCTGGCGACGGACGCCTTCACGGGGACGTTCGCGGCCGAACGGCAGGAGGCGCTGATGCGCGAGGCACTCGACCTGCTCGGCTACCCGTGGGAACGGGGCCGCCTCGACGAGGCCCCGCACCCGTTCTCGACGGGGACGACGTTCGACGCCCGGATCACCACTCGGTACGACGAGAGCGAGCCCATCGGCGCCCTGCTCTCGACGGTCCACGAGTTCGGCCACGCCACCTACACGCTCGGCCTCCTCGACGACGCCTACGGGACGCCGCTGGGCGAGGCGCGCGACCTCTCGATTCACGAGTCGCAGTCGCGGCTCTGGGAGAACCACGTCGGGCGGTCGACGGCGTTCTGGGCGCGGTTCCTCCCCGAGGTGGTCGAGGCGTTCCCCGACGTGGGGGACCCGAGCGTCCGCGAGGCCTACGAGGCGGTCAACGCCGTCGACCCGTCGAACCTCATCCGCGTGGAGGCCGACGAACTCACCTACCACCTCCACATCGTCCTGCGGTTCGAAATCGAGCGCGACCTGATCCGGGGTGATCTGGCCGTCGAGGACGTGCCCGAGGTGTGGAACGACAAGATGGAGTCGTACCTCGGTATCCGTCCCGAGACGGACGCCGAGGGCTGTCTGCAGGACGTGCACTGGTCTCACGGCGCCTTCGGCTACTTCCCCACCTACTCGCTCGGGAGCGTGATCGCGGCACAGCTCTACGACGCCGCGGAGCGGGATATCGAGGGATTGGAGGGCCTGATCCGGGACGGGGAGTTCGCCCCGCTCCACGAGTGGCTGACCGAGGAGATTCACCGCCACGGCAAGCGCTTCGAGACGAACGAACTCGTCGTCCGGGCGACGGGCGAGGACGTGGCCGCCGACGCCTTCGTCGAGTACGCGACGGCGAAGTACGGCGAGCTATACGACCTGTAG